The Streptococcus sp. S5 genome contains a region encoding:
- a CDS encoding V-type ATP synthase subunit B yields the protein MSVIKEYRTVSEVVGPLMIVDQVEGVHYNELVEIKLHDGTTRQGQVLEVQEDKAMVQLFEGSSGINLEKAKVRFTGRPLELPVSEDMVGRIFNGMGKPIDGGPEIIPEKYLDIDGQAINPVSRDYPDEFIQTGISAIDHLNTLVRGQKLPVFSGSGLPHKELAAQIARQATVLNSEENFAVVFAAMGITFEEAEFFMNDLRETGAIDRSVLFINLANDPAIERIATPRIALTAAEYLAYEKDMHVLVIMTDMTNYCEALREVSAARREVPGRRGYPGYLYTNLSTLYERAGRLVGKKGSVTQIPILSMPEDDITHPIPDLTGYITEGQIILSRDLYNSGYRPPINVLPSLSRLKDKGSGEGKTREDHAATMNQLFAAYAQGKQAKELAVVLGESALSDTDKLYVKFTDRFEQEYINQGFTTNRTIEESLDLGWELLSILPRTELKRIKDEMIDKYLPNKED from the coding sequence ATGAGCGTGATTAAAGAATACCGTACTGTCAGCGAAGTTGTCGGCCCCTTGATGATTGTCGATCAGGTCGAAGGGGTTCACTACAATGAACTAGTAGAAATCAAGCTTCATGATGGAACGACCCGTCAGGGACAAGTCCTCGAAGTCCAAGAAGACAAGGCCATGGTCCAGCTCTTTGAAGGATCTAGCGGGATCAATTTGGAAAAAGCCAAAGTCCGCTTTACCGGACGTCCCCTAGAACTTCCTGTGTCTGAAGACATGGTCGGACGCATCTTTAACGGGATGGGCAAACCCATCGATGGTGGTCCAGAGATTATCCCAGAGAAGTACTTGGACATTGATGGACAAGCTATCAACCCTGTTTCGCGGGACTATCCGGATGAATTTATCCAGACAGGAATCTCAGCCATTGACCATTTGAATACCTTGGTTCGGGGCCAAAAACTCCCAGTGTTCTCAGGTTCTGGTCTTCCTCACAAGGAGTTGGCGGCTCAGATTGCTCGTCAAGCGACGGTTCTTAATTCTGAAGAAAACTTCGCCGTGGTCTTTGCGGCTATGGGAATCACCTTTGAAGAAGCCGAGTTCTTTATGAACGACCTTCGGGAGACAGGTGCGATTGACCGCTCTGTCCTCTTTATCAACCTAGCCAATGACCCAGCTATCGAGCGGATTGCCACTCCTCGGATCGCCTTGACCGCCGCCGAATATTTGGCTTATGAAAAAGATATGCACGTCTTGGTTATCATGACGGATATGACCAACTACTGTGAAGCCCTTCGGGAAGTATCCGCTGCCCGCCGGGAAGTTCCAGGTCGTCGGGGCTATCCAGGTTACCTTTATACCAATCTCTCAACCCTCTACGAACGTGCAGGACGCTTGGTTGGAAAGAAAGGATCTGTGACCCAAATCCCGATCCTCTCCATGCCAGAAGATGACATCACCCACCCCATCCCTGACTTGACAGGCTACATCACCGAAGGTCAGATTATTCTGTCTCGCGATCTCTATAATAGTGGTTACCGCCCACCGATCAATGTTCTTCCATCCCTTTCTCGTTTGAAGGACAAGGGTTCTGGTGAAGGCAAGACTCGGGAAGACCATGCGGCGACCATGAACCAGCTCTTTGCGGCTTACGCCCAAGGAAAACAAGCCAAAGAACTGGCTGTAGTGCTTGGGGAGTCTGCCTTGTCAGATACCGACAAGCTCTATGTCAAATTTACCGATCGCTTTGAGCAAGAATACATCAACCAAGGCTTTACCACCAATCGGACGATTGAGGAAAGTTTGGATCTCGGTTGGGAACTCTTATCCATCCTTCCACGAACAGAGCTTAAACGGATCAAGGATGAGATGATTGACAAGTATCTGCCAAACAAAGAGGATTAG
- a CDS encoding SdpI family protein produces MKTNKKLLLLTSMVILFPMLWGLMIWSQLPNQIPIHFNFAGQANNFQSKPLVVFGLPIFDLMVHLFVIFMIGRDPKNSAMNEKMIRAIYWLTPIVSLSTSYLIYSKALGSTTNPSVFVSALLGLIFVIMGNYMPKLKVNHTVGIRLPWTLQSEDNWHKTHRLAGKLWVLGGLILLLEAGLQFALSYVLVLVILAIVLIPVMYSYQLSRKNR; encoded by the coding sequence ATGAAAACGAATAAAAAACTATTGCTATTAACTTCTATGGTGATCCTTTTCCCCATGCTTTGGGGGCTGATGATTTGGTCGCAATTGCCTAACCAAATCCCGATTCACTTCAATTTTGCTGGCCAGGCCAATAACTTCCAATCGAAACCCCTGGTTGTGTTTGGTCTTCCTATTTTCGATCTCATGGTGCATCTGTTTGTGATCTTTATGATCGGACGTGATCCTAAGAATAGCGCTATGAATGAAAAAATGATCAGAGCGATTTACTGGTTGACCCCAATCGTTTCCTTAAGTACCTCCTATCTCATTTATAGCAAGGCGCTAGGATCTACTACCAATCCATCTGTTTTTGTTTCGGCTTTGCTAGGGCTCATCTTTGTGATCATGGGCAATTACATGCCTAAGTTGAAAGTGAACCATACGGTTGGAATCCGCCTACCTTGGACCTTACAGAGTGAAGATAACTGGCACAAAACCCATCGCTTGGCAGGGAAATTGTGGGTCCTCGGAGGTTTGATCCTCCTACTTGAAGCAGGCCTTCAATTCGCGCTTTCTTATGTACTGGTGCTGGTCATCCTCGCCATTGTCCTTATCCCTGTGATGTACTCTTATCAATTAAGTCGGAAAAATCGTTAG
- a CDS encoding V-type ATP synthase subunit K: protein MESLASYFSAHGGAFFAAFGVAIAVALSGMGSALGVGKTGQAAAALLKEQPEKFAQALILQLLPGTQGLYGFVIGILIWLQIKPDMPLETGVAYFFTALPVAIVGYFSAKHQGNVATAGMQILAKRPEDMMKGVILAAMVETYAILAFVVSFLLTLRVG, encoded by the coding sequence ATGGAATCTTTAGCATCATATTTTTCAGCCCATGGGGGCGCCTTCTTTGCAGCATTTGGTGTCGCGATCGCAGTCGCACTTAGTGGGATGGGATCTGCCCTTGGGGTTGGTAAAACGGGTCAAGCAGCAGCAGCGCTCTTGAAAGAACAACCCGAAAAATTTGCCCAAGCCCTGATTTTGCAATTGTTGCCAGGTACACAAGGTTTGTACGGTTTTGTTATCGGGATCTTGATCTGGTTGCAAATTAAGCCAGATATGCCACTTGAAACAGGGGTTGCTTACTTCTTTACAGCTCTTCCAGTTGCGATCGTTGGTTATTTCTCAGCAAAACACCAAGGAAATGTTGCGACAGCAGGGATGCAAATCTTGGCAAAACGTCCTGAGGACATGATGAAAGGGGTTATCCTTGCGGCCATGGTTGAAACCTATGCCATCTTGGCCTTCGTTGTGTCCTTCCTATTGACCCTACGCGTCGGCTAA
- a CDS encoding V-type ATP synthase subunit D yields MARLNVKPTRMELNILKERLKTATRGHKLLKDKRDELMRRFIEAVRENNRLRQKVEAALVGNMQDFVMAKSLESDLMVEEIFAVPTREVMLHIEEENVMSVRVPKLHARIDNPYGDDEGDVVYSYLASNSQMDSTIQEMGDLLPDLLKLAEIEKSCQLMADEIEKTRRRVNGLEYATIPDLKETIYYIEMKLEEAERANLVRIMKVK; encoded by the coding sequence ATGGCACGATTAAATGTAAAACCAACTCGGATGGAGCTCAATATTCTCAAAGAGCGCCTCAAGACAGCAACCCGGGGGCACAAGTTGCTCAAGGATAAGCGGGATGAACTTATGCGTCGCTTTATTGAAGCTGTGCGAGAGAATAATCGTCTGCGCCAAAAGGTGGAGGCAGCGCTGGTGGGCAATATGCAAGATTTCGTGATGGCCAAGTCCTTAGAGAGTGACCTCATGGTGGAAGAAATCTTTGCTGTTCCTACTCGAGAAGTGATGCTCCATATCGAGGAAGAAAATGTCATGAGTGTGCGCGTGCCCAAGCTCCATGCACGTATCGATAATCCATACGGAGATGATGAAGGGGACGTGGTTTATAGCTACCTCGCCTCCAACAGTCAAATGGATAGCACCATCCAAGAAATGGGGGATCTACTCCCAGATTTACTCAAGTTAGCGGAAATCGAAAAAAGCTGCCAACTCATGGCAGATGAAATCGAGAAAACCCGCCGTCGAGTGAATGGACTGGAGTATGCGACCATCCCAGACCTCAAAGAGACCATCTATTATATCGAAATGAAACTCGAAGAAGCCGAACGCGCCAACCTCGTCAGAATCATGAAGGTAAAATAA
- a CDS encoding GNAT family N-acetyltransferase codes for MRTNEFGQAIGDALPEFTPGLLPAIERIEGRYTVIERLSKEKHGADLYQVYGPDSPAAMWTFLFKGPARNEEEWDRLLDDLMTAQGRFYYAIVDKDSGKALGTFSLMRIDQANRVIEVGAVTYSPALQKTRMATEAQYLLARYVFEDLGYRRYEWKCDALNQASRKAAERLGFTYEGCFRQAIVYKGRTRDTDWLSIIDQEWPAIKQRFEAWLDPSNFDANGQQKQSLREIVQK; via the coding sequence ATGAGAACAAATGAATTTGGCCAAGCGATTGGCGATGCACTGCCGGAGTTTACACCGGGGCTTCTGCCAGCTATTGAGCGGATCGAAGGTCGCTATACCGTGATCGAGCGCCTCTCAAAAGAAAAACATGGAGCAGATCTTTATCAGGTCTACGGGCCGGACTCTCCAGCAGCGATGTGGACCTTTCTGTTCAAAGGCCCTGCCCGCAATGAGGAGGAGTGGGACCGCTTATTAGATGATCTTATGACAGCCCAAGGTCGCTTTTACTATGCGATTGTAGACAAAGATTCAGGCAAGGCTTTGGGGACTTTCTCTCTCATGCGGATCGATCAAGCTAATCGGGTGATCGAAGTCGGAGCAGTGACCTACTCACCAGCGCTCCAAAAAACACGCATGGCTACGGAAGCCCAGTATCTGTTAGCGCGCTACGTGTTTGAAGATTTAGGCTACCGCCGCTATGAGTGGAAATGCGATGCTTTAAACCAAGCTTCTCGCAAAGCAGCTGAGCGCTTAGGGTTCACCTATGAAGGCTGTTTCCGTCAGGCTATTGTTTATAAAGGTCGTACCCGTGATACAGACTGGTTGTCTATCATTGACCAAGAATGGCCAGCTATCAAACAGCGCTTCGAAGCCTGGTTGGATCCAAGTAATTTCGATGCCAATGGCCAACAAAAGCAATCTCTAAGAGAGATAGTACAAAAGTAA
- a CDS encoding V-type ATP synthase subunit F, translated as MDKQTYKIAVVGNRDAILPFRLIGFQTYPVTEPQEAINTLRKLSRENFGIIYLTEDIAQAIPDTVAFYDQQLTPALILIPTHRGTTGLGQQRIRDNVEKAVGQDIL; from the coding sequence ATGGACAAACAGACCTATAAGATCGCCGTTGTGGGCAATCGGGACGCCATCCTTCCTTTTCGCCTGATTGGCTTTCAAACCTATCCGGTCACAGAGCCGCAAGAAGCGATCAATACCTTGCGAAAACTCAGTCGGGAAAACTTCGGGATTATCTACCTGACAGAGGATATTGCTCAGGCCATTCCAGATACAGTGGCTTTTTACGACCAGCAACTGACACCGGCTCTGATCCTTATCCCGACCCATAGAGGGACTACAGGACTGGGCCAACAGCGGATTCGTGATAATGTCGAAAAAGCAGTAGGACAGGATATTTTATGA
- a CDS encoding LysM peptidoglycan-binding domain-containing protein — MKLKVNTKALIASTVALAVIPFTKATAETLEDWVARSVDEIKHDIQQSGENQQTYTIKYGDTLSSIAEALGIDVHVLANLNNISNMDLIYPGTVLKTTVNDQKEVTSVEIQTPQAGATDTTVASADLTTNQVTVDDQTVAVNDLSKPVNEDNKAVPVAPAAETQEAPAEAPVVEVPAAETPAQPAVPETPNYGAPAVNVEVQNQEAAPAAAPEAPATPEAPAAPQSAPQSAPVAEEAPAAETTAAPEVQPVASTPTTGNAIPTDPNLQPQAEAFRQEIAAKFGITNIGGYREGDPEDHGKGLAVDVMVPTNSELGDQVAQYAIDNMDRAGISYIIWKQQFYMPVNNIYGPANTWNQMPDRGGDTANHNDHVHISFNG; from the coding sequence ATGAAATTAAAAGTTAATACGAAAGCCTTGATCGCTTCAACAGTAGCTCTTGCAGTGATTCCCTTTACAAAAGCCACTGCAGAAACACTTGAAGATTGGGTAGCTCGCTCAGTAGATGAAATCAAACATGATATCCAACAAAGCGGTGAAAACCAACAAACGTATACCATCAAATATGGTGATACATTGAGTTCGATCGCAGAAGCGCTTGGAATCGATGTTCATGTGTTGGCAAACTTAAACAACATCAGCAACATGGATTTGATCTACCCAGGTACTGTTTTGAAAACAACAGTAAATGATCAAAAAGAAGTAACTTCAGTTGAAATCCAAACTCCTCAAGCAGGTGCGACAGATACAACCGTTGCAAGTGCTGACTTGACAACAAACCAAGTGACAGTTGATGACCAAACAGTCGCTGTCAACGATTTGTCTAAACCAGTAAACGAAGATAACAAAGCTGTTCCAGTAGCTCCAGCAGCGGAAACTCAAGAAGCCCCAGCGGAAGCTCCTGTAGTTGAAGTACCAGCAGCAGAAACACCAGCACAACCAGCTGTTCCAGAAACACCAAACTACGGTGCTCCAGCTGTTAATGTTGAAGTGCAAAATCAAGAAGCAGCCCCGGCTGCTGCTCCTGAAGCTCCAGCAACTCCTGAAGCTCCAGCTGCTCCTCAATCTGCTCCTCAATCTGCTCCAGTAGCAGAAGAAGCTCCAGCAGCAGAAACGACTGCAGCACCTGAAGTGCAACCAGTAGCATCAACTCCAACAACTGGTAATGCTATTCCAACTGATCCAAATCTTCAACCTCAAGCGGAAGCTTTCCGTCAAGAAATTGCAGCGAAATTCGGTATCACAAACATCGGTGGTTACCGTGAAGGGGATCCAGAAGACCATGGTAAAGGACTTGCAGTGGACGTGATGGTTCCAACAAATTCAGAGCTTGGAGATCAAGTTGCACAGTATGCGATTGATAACATGGACCGTGCAGGTATCTCATATATTATCTGGAAACAACAATTCTACATGCCAGTAAATAACATTTACGGACCAGCTAATACATGGAACCAAATGCCGGACCGTGGTGGAGATACAGCAAACCACAACGACCACGTACATATCTCATTTAACGGATAA
- a CDS encoding autorepressor SdpR family transcription factor, with product MNFAQTFKALSNPIRRSILELLKAGKLSAGDIAGHFDVAGATISHHLSLLKQADLIREEKEKNFIYYELNTSVLEDLMVWLVDLKGDSTDENE from the coding sequence ATGAATTTTGCGCAAACATTTAAAGCTTTATCGAATCCGATAAGAAGAAGTATCTTAGAACTGCTAAAGGCGGGGAAATTATCTGCTGGTGATATCGCTGGCCACTTTGATGTAGCAGGAGCGACCATTTCCCATCATTTAAGCCTCCTCAAGCAGGCAGATTTAATTCGAGAGGAAAAAGAGAAGAATTTTATCTACTATGAACTCAATACTTCAGTCTTGGAGGATTTAATGGTCTGGCTCGTTGATTTGAAAGGAGACTCTACTGATGAAAACGAATAA
- a CDS encoding V-type ATP synthase subunit A, with translation MTQGKIIKVSGPLVVASGMQEANIQDICRVGDLGLIGEIIEMRRDEASIQVYEETSGVGPGEPVVTTGAPLSVELGPGLISQMFDGIQRPLERFQEVTASDFLVRGVQVPNLDRDTKWAFEPSVTEGTEVVAGDIVGTVQETNMVEHRIMVPFGVSGRVTKIAAGSYTVEEPVYEIEQADGSLFTGTLMQKWPVRRGRPFAQKLIPVEPLVTGQRVIDTFFPVTKGGAAAVPGPFGAGKTVVQHQVAKFANVDIVIYVGCGERGNEMTDVLNEFPELIDPTTGQSIMQRTVLIANTSNMPVAAREASIYTGITIAEYFRDMGYSVAIMADSTSRWAEALREMSGRLEEMPGDEGYPAYLGSRIAEYYERAGRVKTLGTTAREGSITAIGAVSPPGGDISEPVTQNTLRIVKVFWGLDAQLAQRRHFPAINWLSSYSLYQDEVGRYIDLHEQISWSEKVTRAMNLLQKESELQEIVRLVGLDSLSEKDRLTMNAAKMIREDYLQQNAFDEVDTYTSFSKQVALLTNILTFDQESQKALELGAYFTEIMEGTVALRDRIARSKFIHEDQLATIQALKEEIVETLHQIVAKGGVDNERD, from the coding sequence ATGACTCAAGGAAAAATTATCAAAGTTTCCGGTCCCTTGGTGGTCGCATCAGGGATGCAGGAGGCCAATATTCAAGACATTTGCCGGGTCGGCGATCTTGGTTTGATTGGCGAAATTATTGAGATGCGGCGGGATGAAGCCTCTATCCAAGTATATGAAGAAACATCTGGAGTCGGTCCAGGAGAACCAGTGGTAACAACCGGAGCTCCCCTTTCTGTTGAATTGGGACCAGGCTTGATCTCTCAGATGTTTGACGGGATCCAACGCCCCTTGGAACGCTTCCAAGAAGTGACTGCCAGTGACTTTTTGGTTCGTGGGGTGCAAGTTCCGAATCTAGATCGGGACACCAAATGGGCCTTCGAACCAAGCGTGACTGAAGGGACAGAAGTGGTTGCAGGAGACATCGTCGGTACCGTTCAAGAAACCAATATGGTGGAGCACCGCATCATGGTGCCCTTTGGTGTCAGTGGACGTGTGACCAAGATCGCAGCAGGTTCTTACACAGTAGAAGAGCCGGTTTATGAGATCGAGCAGGCAGATGGTAGCCTCTTTACTGGTACTTTGATGCAAAAATGGCCGGTTCGTCGAGGCCGTCCCTTTGCACAAAAACTGATTCCAGTAGAGCCTTTGGTCACCGGTCAACGGGTCATCGATACCTTCTTCCCAGTGACTAAGGGTGGAGCTGCAGCTGTTCCGGGTCCTTTCGGAGCTGGGAAAACAGTTGTGCAACACCAGGTAGCCAAGTTTGCAAATGTAGACATCGTAATTTACGTTGGTTGTGGGGAACGTGGGAATGAAATGACGGACGTTCTGAATGAGTTCCCAGAATTGATCGATCCAACGACCGGTCAATCCATCATGCAACGGACCGTTCTGATCGCCAACACTTCGAACATGCCAGTAGCTGCGCGGGAAGCTTCCATCTACACAGGGATTACCATTGCCGAATATTTCCGTGATATGGGCTATTCCGTTGCCATCATGGCGGACTCTACTTCTCGTTGGGCAGAAGCTCTCCGTGAAATGTCTGGTCGTCTAGAAGAAATGCCAGGGGATGAAGGCTACCCAGCCTATCTTGGTAGCCGGATCGCCGAATACTACGAGCGTGCAGGTCGGGTCAAGACACTTGGAACCACTGCGCGCGAAGGTTCGATTACGGCTATCGGTGCTGTTTCTCCTCCGGGTGGAGACATTTCAGAGCCGGTCACGCAAAATACCTTGCGGATTGTCAAGGTCTTCTGGGGATTAGATGCTCAGTTGGCGCAACGTCGTCACTTCCCAGCCATCAACTGGTTGAGTTCTTATTCCCTTTACCAAGATGAAGTCGGTCGCTATATCGATCTACATGAACAAATCAGTTGGTCTGAAAAAGTGACCCGCGCTATGAATTTGCTTCAAAAGGAAAGTGAATTGCAAGAAATCGTCCGCTTGGTTGGTCTAGATTCCTTGTCTGAAAAAGACCGCTTGACCATGAATGCGGCCAAGATGATCCGTGAAGACTACCTACAACAAAATGCCTTTGATGAGGTCGATACCTATACCTCTTTCAGCAAGCAGGTGGCCTTGTTGACCAACATTTTGACCTTTGACCAAGAAAGTCAAAAAGCACTAGAATTAGGAGCTTACTTCACAGAAATCATGGAAGGAACCGTGGCTCTTCGAGACCGCATTGCCCGTAGCAAGTTCATCCATGAGGATCAGTTGGCAACCATTCAAGCCCTGAAAGAAGAAATCGTAGAAACCCTACACCAAATCGTCGCAAAAGGAGGAGTAGACAATGAGCGTGATTAA
- a CDS encoding CynX/NimT family MFS transporter, with product MKKTHSKLFIPGIIMLGIVLRTPFTTLPTVLSDIAAGLGVDVSSLGLLTSLPLLTFAIFSPFAIQFAKRLGIERLFFLVLIAITIGSAIRIINLPFLYLGTILIGAGIAFLNVLLPSLIQANRPRQLGILTTLYITSMGMSTAIASSVAVPITKATSWQGLVNILTALCALALVIWIPNLRYNHRLKKAATTESSSKWYTNKYVWAIMIFGGLQSLLFYTSMTWLPTMAVQSGLSKVESGLLASVFTLISLPFSLTIPSLTTRLSDRNRHLMLTIVVGAGILGVAMLLIPTSNFFYWLVLNALIGSSVSSLFPYLMVAFSMKSSTPEKTAQLSGLAQTGGYVFAAFGPILFGYSKSLFHSWTPAIIMLLVLTIIMAIALYQVEKVDHIL from the coding sequence ATGAAAAAAACACATTCTAAGCTATTCATCCCGGGCATCATTATGCTTGGGATTGTTTTACGAACACCATTTACTACGCTTCCGACGGTCTTGTCTGACATCGCAGCTGGTTTGGGGGTTGATGTGAGCTCTCTGGGACTATTGACTAGCTTGCCACTTCTCACCTTTGCCATTTTCTCACCTTTTGCGATTCAATTTGCTAAAAGGTTGGGGATTGAGCGCCTCTTTTTCCTAGTTTTGATCGCGATTACGATCGGATCTGCCATTCGGATTATCAACCTCCCCTTCCTCTATCTGGGAACCATCTTGATTGGAGCTGGCATCGCCTTTCTCAATGTGCTGCTTCCAAGCCTGATTCAAGCGAACAGACCCCGTCAACTAGGCATTCTGACCACTTTGTACATCACTTCTATGGGGATGTCCACAGCGATCGCCTCTTCTGTGGCCGTTCCGATCACCAAAGCCACTTCTTGGCAAGGTTTGGTCAACATCTTGACAGCCTTGTGTGCTCTTGCTTTGGTCATCTGGATTCCTAACCTTCGCTACAACCACCGACTCAAAAAGGCTGCTACTACGGAATCTAGTAGCAAGTGGTATACCAATAAATATGTCTGGGCTATCATGATTTTTGGAGGCTTGCAGTCACTGCTTTTCTACACAAGTATGACTTGGCTTCCGACCATGGCTGTTCAATCTGGCCTTTCAAAGGTTGAATCTGGACTACTTGCCTCCGTCTTCACCCTGATCAGTCTCCCATTCTCCTTGACGATCCCAAGTTTAACCACACGGTTATCCGATCGCAATCGACACTTGATGCTTACGATTGTTGTCGGAGCAGGGATTCTGGGAGTAGCCATGCTCTTAATCCCGACCAGCAACTTCTTCTACTGGTTGGTATTAAATGCCCTGATTGGAAGTTCCGTTAGTTCGCTTTTCCCTTACCTCATGGTCGCTTTCTCTATGAAATCCAGCACACCTGAAAAAACAGCTCAACTTTCCGGTCTTGCCCAAACAGGAGGCTACGTCTTTGCAGCCTTTGGTCCCATCCTCTTCGGCTACAGTAAATCTCTCTTCCACTCTTGGACACCGGCTATCATCATGCTACTGGTCTTAACCATTATCATGGCCATTGCCCTTTATCAGGTGGAAAAAGTCGATCATATTTTATAA
- a CDS encoding helix-turn-helix domain-containing protein — MSSSSPFGPTFRKIREARGLSLKEVAADIVSPQFLSQFERSQKGVTIETFSRLLLSMGVDWDTFLSHYPGLTIQNFSPILMKHINQENMDFLAIIERLKHEKSPVAEENKELWQLYLRSLEINVNNAMGKEIHLEDAPVSIQRIAQEVPFAYQNEIEQDFTIALLSVLPYEVVAKIRKESLELFESSYSAYSANALASLLLNLANYLIKKELYLEALNFLQSINQLRKRKPILNTSISMQLEFMQVYALLGLNDKEGVYRAKQVLKALEGLIALENFGSPLVQIKTKFMLRVNELNKTGIDFFSE, encoded by the coding sequence ATGTCCTCATCTTCGCCATTTGGTCCAACATTTCGTAAGATTCGTGAAGCACGCGGTCTTTCTCTAAAAGAAGTCGCTGCAGATATTGTCTCTCCTCAGTTCCTCAGCCAATTTGAGCGTTCTCAAAAAGGAGTAACCATCGAGACATTCTCTCGACTCTTGCTGTCTATGGGGGTGGATTGGGATACCTTTTTGTCCCATTATCCTGGCTTAACCATTCAAAATTTCAGCCCCATTTTGATGAAACACATCAATCAAGAAAACATGGATTTTCTGGCCATTATTGAGCGCTTAAAGCACGAAAAATCACCTGTTGCAGAAGAGAACAAAGAGCTCTGGCAACTCTATTTGCGCTCGCTTGAAATCAATGTCAATAACGCGATGGGAAAAGAAATCCACCTGGAGGATGCACCTGTCTCTATTCAACGAATCGCTCAAGAAGTACCTTTTGCCTATCAAAATGAAATTGAGCAAGACTTTACCATTGCCCTTTTATCTGTCTTGCCCTATGAAGTCGTCGCTAAGATTCGAAAGGAGTCACTAGAACTGTTTGAAAGCAGTTATTCAGCATACTCTGCCAATGCATTGGCCTCTTTGCTGTTAAATCTGGCCAACTATCTTATTAAAAAAGAACTCTACTTAGAAGCTCTGAATTTTCTTCAATCGATTAACCAGCTTCGCAAGCGCAAACCGATTTTAAACACCAGTATTTCCATGCAGTTAGAATTTATGCAGGTCTATGCCCTCCTTGGCTTAAATGACAAGGAAGGGGTTTATCGTGCCAAGCAGGTCCTAAAAGCCCTGGAAGGTTTGATTGCCCTCGAAAATTTCGGAAGCCCACTTGTTCAAATCAAAACAAAATTCATGTTGCGAGTCAACGAACTCAACAAAACCGGCATTGATTTCTTCAGCGAATAA
- a CDS encoding V-type ATPase subunit encodes MSERTYSQVNTGISVREASFVSPSQFEQLLASPSSESREGLLQGTPYALDSHEIKDLAALEERLMTALLAEYQWAFEVSPQSDLVSLFTLKYTYHNLKVYLKHKATERKLGHLLIPIGPYSLDVLEHLVATFSAEHCPAFMAEEVAATWQEFQDYQDLRVLEIGMDLAYFKHLRYLGDSLDHPILKQLVDVTIDFYNAITVKRALDQQKPHSFMHQLLSDEGSLSAHQVIDLLESGQWLTWFYQVNPLDYDLALETYEEKMRTGQLKTVELEYLESLVKFSLLDAGRFEVDGPLPLVRYLHGKELEVTNLRLVLSGLDNGFPLAEIKERMRPIYGQTDL; translated from the coding sequence ATGAGCGAACGGACCTATTCTCAAGTTAATACAGGAATCAGCGTACGTGAGGCCAGTTTTGTCAGTCCCAGTCAGTTCGAGCAGTTGCTTGCAAGTCCCTCCAGTGAGAGCCGAGAAGGCTTGCTACAAGGGACACCTTATGCTTTAGACAGCCACGAGATCAAGGATTTAGCAGCCCTTGAAGAGCGCCTGATGACAGCCTTGTTGGCAGAATACCAATGGGCTTTTGAGGTAAGCCCTCAGTCAGACTTGGTTAGCCTATTTACCTTGAAGTACACCTATCACAATCTCAAGGTTTATCTGAAACACAAGGCGACAGAGCGCAAGTTGGGGCACTTATTGATCCCTATCGGTCCTTATTCTCTCGATGTGCTTGAGCATTTGGTGGCGACCTTTTCTGCGGAGCATTGCCCAGCCTTTATGGCGGAAGAAGTGGCTGCAACCTGGCAAGAATTCCAAGACTATCAGGACTTGCGGGTTCTCGAAATTGGGATGGACTTAGCTTATTTTAAACACCTGAGATACTTAGGGGACAGCCTAGATCATCCGATTCTGAAGCAGTTGGTGGACGTGACCATTGACTTTTACAATGCGATTACGGTCAAGCGGGCCTTGGATCAGCAAAAACCGCATAGTTTTATGCACCAATTGCTCTCAGATGAAGGGAGCCTCAGTGCCCATCAGGTGATCGACCTGCTAGAATCCGGTCAGTGGTTGACCTGGTTTTATCAAGTCAATCCGCTGGACTACGATCTCGCCTTAGAGACTTATGAAGAAAAGATGCGCACCGGTCAACTAAAGACCGTAGAGTTGGAGTATTTAGAGAGTTTGGTGAAATTCAGTCTTCTAGACGCTGGCCGTTTTGAAGTCGATGGACCACTCCCTCTTGTTCGTTATCTTCACGGAAAAGAGTTAGAGGTGACCAACCTTCGTTTGGTCCTCTCTGGTTTGGACAATGGTTTTCCGCTAGCAGAAATCAAAGAAAGGATGAGACCGATTTATGGACAAACAGACCTATAA